A stretch of Bradyrhizobium sp. AZCC 2262 DNA encodes these proteins:
- a CDS encoding glycoside hydrolase family 3 N-terminal domain-containing protein, which produces MQILKRIGIILVWLAGPVAIFAAANKNDPYLISLRGPGNIVLAAASIIAVVVLIRRGYWRRGIAGKALILLWCLPSLSILGAHASFEWRKRYVLQTDAAQARSLGRHFIVGYSSFAEVAALAEKGLISGVYVTRHNIVGSSAARLKEELSALQEKRRAAGLPPLIVAADQEGGIVSHLAPPLTKLPALSTLASLAPDVRAEKAEAFGRTHGQELAALGVNLNLAPVLDLRPELKRNRFDFNTLIGQRAISDDPAIVADIARAYVSGLEASGVGATVKHFPGLGRVRSDTHHFSADLDTPLDELEASDWIPFRKVLAGSKAQLMIGHVTLTSVDPDRPASHSKQVVDGIVRKKWNYQGVVMTDDLVMGAIYQRNVCTAVIEALNAGVDLLLVAFDGAQFYRIFSCATAASVEGRLDAAMLGDSEMRLKRAVPGERQNPQYSTTSHTAAPGALSRSMTD; this is translated from the coding sequence ATGCAAATTCTCAAACGTATTGGCATCATCCTCGTCTGGCTCGCCGGACCAGTCGCCATTTTCGCAGCAGCCAACAAGAACGACCCTTATCTGATTTCGTTGCGAGGGCCGGGAAACATTGTTCTGGCGGCGGCGAGCATTATCGCCGTCGTGGTCCTCATCCGTCGCGGCTATTGGAGAAGAGGTATTGCGGGAAAGGCGCTCATTCTGCTGTGGTGCCTGCCGTCGCTGTCGATACTCGGCGCGCATGCTTCGTTTGAATGGCGCAAGCGGTACGTCTTGCAGACCGATGCTGCGCAGGCGCGAAGCCTCGGGCGACACTTCATCGTGGGATATTCGTCGTTCGCCGAGGTGGCGGCTCTCGCCGAGAAGGGCCTGATCTCCGGCGTCTACGTCACAAGGCACAATATCGTGGGATCTTCGGCGGCTCGTCTGAAAGAGGAGCTCTCGGCGCTGCAGGAAAAACGGCGTGCAGCCGGCCTGCCGCCCCTGATCGTCGCGGCCGACCAGGAAGGCGGCATCGTATCGCATCTGGCGCCGCCCTTGACCAAGTTGCCGGCGCTATCGACGCTTGCGAGCCTGGCGCCGGATGTTCGCGCGGAGAAGGCGGAGGCGTTCGGGCGTACGCATGGGCAGGAGTTGGCGGCGCTCGGTGTCAACCTGAACCTTGCGCCGGTGCTGGATTTGCGACCCGAACTGAAGCGCAATCGATTCGATTTCAACACGCTGATCGGCCAGCGCGCGATTTCTGATGATCCGGCTATCGTCGCCGATATTGCGCGGGCTTACGTAAGCGGGCTGGAGGCGTCGGGCGTCGGCGCGACGGTCAAGCATTTTCCCGGGCTCGGACGCGTACGAAGCGATACCCATCATTTCAGCGCCGATCTGGATACGCCCCTGGACGAACTTGAAGCGTCGGACTGGATTCCATTCAGGAAGGTGCTGGCTGGTTCAAAAGCGCAACTGATGATCGGGCATGTGACGCTGACCTCGGTTGATCCGGACCGCCCGGCGTCGCATTCCAAACAGGTCGTCGACGGCATCGTTCGCAAGAAATGGAATTATCAAGGCGTCGTCATGACCGACGACCTCGTGATGGGCGCGATCTATCAACGCAATGTCTGTACGGCGGTGATCGAGGCGCTCAATGCCGGTGTCGATCTGCTGCTGGTCGCCTTCGACGGGGCGCAGTTTTACCGCATCTTTAGCTGCGCCACGGCGGCGTCGGTCGAGGGAAGGCTCGACGCCGCCATGTTGGGCGACAGTGAAATGCGGCTGAAGAGGGCAGTCCCTGGGGAGCGCCAAAATCCGCAATATTCTACCACATCGCACACTGCCGCTCCGGGAGCGTTATCCCGCTCGATGACCGACTGA
- a CDS encoding GcrA family cell cycle regulator, whose translation MEPSNWAPEHSDALREFITKGMSFSEAARAINSRFNTSYSRNAALGRARRLGLTGDDRQKPSMPTEPAEPHDTGEPRASGFRTFALPWPVPVFKEAKPVKLRCVAIEPRHLSLIELERGDCRYPYGGDEEGEAITFCGNPRRPGSSYCAPHFHLSRNPIEPPERAVSAVSLRVVEAA comes from the coding sequence ATGGAACCGTCGAACTGGGCGCCCGAGCACTCGGACGCGCTGCGGGAATTTATTACCAAAGGCATGAGCTTTTCGGAGGCCGCGCGAGCTATCAATTCGCGATTCAACACGTCCTACTCTCGCAATGCTGCGCTCGGGCGCGCCCGGCGCCTGGGACTCACGGGGGACGATCGGCAGAAACCCTCGATGCCCACCGAACCTGCGGAGCCGCACGATACCGGGGAGCCGCGTGCCAGCGGTTTCAGGACGTTTGCGCTGCCCTGGCCGGTGCCGGTGTTCAAGGAGGCGAAGCCGGTCAAGCTGCGCTGCGTGGCGATCGAACCGCGGCATCTCTCGCTGATCGAACTGGAGCGCGGCGACTGCCGCTACCCCTACGGTGGCGATGAGGAGGGCGAGGCCATCACCTTCTGCGGTAATCCGCGCCGCCCGGGCTCGAGTTATTGCGCGCCGCATTTTCATTTGAGCCGCAATCCGATCGAGCCGCCCGAACGCGCGGTAAGCGCCGTTTCGCTGCGGGTGGTGGAGGCGGCATGA
- a CDS encoding DUF6456 domain-containing protein gives MPRAKRRKPHNPAKAHDRRSRDLLRNAEVATIEVDNPLALEPGEKIVALRSIRNDPLARLNSHRQIDEAQYQAGRAFQGDWEKAERGPRAVDPTREYVDGGQSREPITEGQRKAVLRLNRAERELGADGSALVHDVLVQGLTMEQIGQRRGLCTKRWSDYFSRRFRECLDRLALLYGFATEHPAPVKTLPR, from the coding sequence ATGCCGAGAGCCAAACGCCGAAAGCCGCACAATCCCGCCAAAGCGCATGACCGAAGGTCCCGTGATCTGCTACGCAACGCCGAAGTTGCAACCATCGAGGTCGATAATCCCCTGGCCTTGGAGCCGGGCGAGAAGATCGTTGCCCTGCGCTCGATTCGCAACGATCCGCTCGCGCGCCTGAATTCCCACCGCCAGATCGACGAGGCGCAGTACCAGGCCGGGCGTGCGTTCCAGGGCGACTGGGAGAAGGCGGAACGCGGTCCGCGCGCGGTCGATCCGACCCGGGAATATGTCGATGGGGGGCAGAGCCGCGAACCGATCACCGAGGGCCAGCGCAAGGCCGTGCTGCGGTTGAATCGGGCTGAACGCGAACTTGGCGCGGACGGTTCAGCGCTGGTGCATGACGTGCTGGTCCAGGGCCTGACCATGGAGCAGATCGGCCAGCGGCGGGGCCTGTGTACCAAGCGTTGGAGCGACTATTTTTCAAGGCGGTTCCGCGAGTGCCTCGACCGGCTGGCGCTGTTGTATGGGTTTGCGACGGAGCACCCGGCTCCCGTCAAAACCCTCCCGCGCTGA
- a CDS encoding OpgC domain-containing protein, whose translation MYPSMKAELASRDGDLRLCLLLGIAAWFLFLDHIPHNAVGLLTMRNFGFSGAADLFVFVGGYTAAILYGRMMLERGFVVTATRIFKRLWQLYAAYIVLFVIYIDLIGYVARKSRAPELIGEFNVAGIVDHTIRTLIHGLLLQAKPLNLDVLQLFIVLMAAFPFVLFGMVRRPNVTIVGSLGLYLAARHFDWNLSSFPDGKWSLNPFCWQLLFALGAWLALSGANQIRAIHKLQELVVLRAAAGLYLLFALAVTVAGKFPQAGIVPDLLRDALLPDRENLAPHRVLHFLALAFLFTYMVPRDWSGFRSQTLQPVIKCGQEWLAVFCAGVFLSFAGHLVLITGPDSLAMHVLVSFAGILIMTGVAYYVSWSKRQDHKPAFRPQPITGLPEEGRLAK comes from the coding sequence ATGTATCCGTCAATGAAGGCTGAGCTCGCTTCGCGCGACGGCGATCTCCGGCTCTGCCTGCTGCTTGGTATCGCGGCCTGGTTCCTCTTTCTGGATCACATCCCGCACAATGCGGTCGGCCTGCTGACCATGCGCAATTTCGGGTTCAGCGGCGCCGCCGACCTGTTCGTATTCGTCGGCGGTTATACCGCCGCAATTCTCTATGGAAGGATGATGCTGGAGCGCGGGTTCGTCGTGACGGCAACCCGTATCTTCAAGCGGCTGTGGCAGCTATACGCCGCCTATATCGTCCTATTCGTGATCTATATCGACCTGATCGGATATGTCGCGCGCAAGTCCCGTGCGCCCGAACTCATTGGTGAGTTCAATGTTGCGGGGATCGTTGACCATACGATCCGGACACTGATTCACGGCCTGCTGCTTCAGGCCAAGCCGCTGAACCTCGATGTGCTGCAACTCTTCATCGTATTGATGGCGGCCTTCCCGTTTGTTCTGTTCGGCATGGTCCGCCGGCCGAATGTCACCATAGTGGGGTCGCTTGGTCTCTACCTCGCAGCCCGTCACTTCGACTGGAACTTATCTTCGTTTCCGGATGGAAAGTGGTCCCTCAACCCGTTCTGCTGGCAACTCCTGTTTGCGCTCGGCGCCTGGCTTGCATTGAGCGGCGCCAATCAAATCCGCGCGATACATAAGCTTCAGGAACTCGTGGTTCTCCGCGCCGCGGCGGGGCTGTACCTGCTCTTCGCGCTGGCGGTGACGGTGGCAGGAAAATTTCCCCAAGCCGGCATCGTCCCGGATCTCCTGCGCGATGCCTTGCTTCCCGACAGGGAAAACCTCGCCCCTCACAGGGTGCTTCACTTTCTCGCGCTGGCCTTTCTGTTTACCTACATGGTGCCGCGAGACTGGTCAGGCTTCCGATCGCAGACGTTGCAGCCGGTCATCAAATGCGGCCAGGAGTGGCTGGCGGTTTTTTGCGCCGGGGTGTTTCTTTCATTTGCCGGACACCTTGTCCTGATCACGGGCCCGGATTCGCTCGCCATGCACGTCCTGGTCAGCTTTGCCGGGATTTTGATCATGACGGGTGTGGCCTACTACGTGTCGTGGTCCAAACGGCAGGATCACAAGCCCGCATTCCGGCCCCAGCCAATCACGGGGCTACCGGAGGAAGGTCGGCTAGCCAAATAA
- a CDS encoding S24 family peptidase produces MLDIRLIERGLEKPGKTKGGLATAMGVRPGAVSEILSGIRLIKASEIAPIIEYLELNSVPIMGRVGAGASIEPEHEQVPPEGLGEVELPFPIAEETIAFEVAGDSMLPKYENGDIIVVYREQRHPLSSFYGEEAAVRLKTGERYLKTIERGKSPTSVNLTSFNAKPITGVKLEWIGEICVTLPRGQIERLRNKATARARKATRSAGSRTPDK; encoded by the coding sequence ATGCTGGATATCAGATTGATCGAACGGGGCCTGGAAAAGCCGGGCAAGACCAAGGGCGGGCTGGCGACGGCGATGGGCGTTCGTCCCGGCGCGGTTTCCGAAATCCTGTCGGGGATACGCCTGATCAAGGCATCTGAAATCGCGCCGATCATCGAATATCTCGAATTGAACTCGGTGCCGATCATGGGCCGCGTCGGCGCCGGCGCCTCGATCGAGCCAGAGCATGAGCAGGTGCCACCGGAAGGCCTCGGCGAGGTCGAGTTGCCCTTCCCCATCGCCGAAGAGACCATCGCCTTCGAGGTAGCCGGCGATTCCATGCTGCCGAAATACGAGAATGGCGATATTATCGTGGTCTATCGCGAACAGCGCCATCCGCTGTCGAGCTTCTACGGCGAGGAAGCCGCCGTACGCCTGAAGACCGGCGAGCGTTATCTGAAAACGATCGAGCGCGGAAAATCTCCGACCTCGGTCAACCTCACGAGCTTCAATGCCAAGCCGATCACCGGCGTAAAGCTGGAATGGATCGGGGAGATCTGCGTCACCCTGCCCCGAGGCCAGATCGAGCGGTTGCGCAACAAGGCGACGGCCCGGGCACGCAAGGCGACAAGGTCAGCAGGCAGCCGCACGCCGGACAAATAG